Proteins encoded within one genomic window of Aquarana catesbeiana isolate 2022-GZ linkage group LG03, ASM4218655v1, whole genome shotgun sequence:
- the LOC141133043 gene encoding uncharacterized protein: MEKYNKKSNLNREQQKALNSLKNNTEITIKASDKGGNIVLMDNAKYEKMCFNILNDTKCYKKISPSTVDKFNQEFFSLVDESVNEGVIDKDTWDFIRTRHPRQPTFYALPKVHKKLNDPPGRPIISGNGSITEGISQIIDQYLRPHVMELPSYTRDTIHLLQILDGISIPSSALLATVDVESLYNSIPHHLGIAAIERVLQQRATTDWKFNAFILTMLDYILRHNTFLFKGSHYLQVQGVAMGTCCAPSYANLYLGEWEREFLQGEAASVYTRHICMWQRYIDDLFIIWDGPPELLRDCLKLMNNNAFNLFFTMTSDTHEVNFLDITIFKNSEGGLSSKLYRKETAGNTLLHANSFHPEPLKRSIPYSQFLRLKRNCSNNEDFQHEADKLTIRLMNRGYSKSSLKKAFNRVKQTNRRDLIFSKKPTKEDDTTRIIVRFSNEHFKINKIISKYWSILTDDPILKGLIGPKPQITYRKPGSIGNALIQSEYKGTARKDPCKTWGTYPCGSCAQLPVWCLLRGQNKTGI; encoded by the exons atggaaaaatacaacaaaaaaagcaaCCTAAATCGGGAACAACAAAAGGCATTAAACTCCCTTAAAAACAACACAGAAATTACAATCAAAGCATCGGACAAGGGAGGGAACATCGTCCTTATGGACAATGCCAAATACGAAAAAATGTGCTTTAACATATTGAATGATACCAAATGCTATAAAAAGATTTCTCCCTCCACAGTAGACAAATTCAACCAGGAATTCTTCTCCCTGGTGGATGAATCTGTCAATGAAGGGGTAATAGATAAAGACACGTGGGATTTTATACGCACTAGACATCCACGTCAACCCACCTTTTatgcactacccaaagtgcataaaaaactaaatgacccaccagggagacctatCATTTCCGGGAATGGTTCCATCACAGAGGGGATCAGCCAAATAATAGATCAATACCTGAGACCCCATGTAATGGAACTTCCATCGTATACAAGGGATACCATACATCTATTGCAAATCCTCGATGGAATATCCATTCCCAGTTCAGCTCTACTTGCTACAGTGGATGTGGAATCGCTGTATAATAGTATCCCACACCACTTAGGCATAGCTGCAATTGAACGTGTCCTACAACAAAGAGCAACAACAGACTGGAAATTCAATGCATTCATTCTAACTATGCTGGACTACATCCTCAGACACAACACCTTCCttttcaagggctcccactacctccaggtgcagggagtggctatggggacgtgctgcgcaccctcctatgccaacctgtacctgggggagtgggagagggagttcctacagggggaggcagcgtctgtgtacactcgccacatatgtatgtggcagaggtacatagacgatctcttcatcatctgggacggcccccctgaATTATTGAGGGACTGTCTAAAGCTGATGAACAACAATGCTTTTAACCTGTTTTTCACTATGACCTCGGATACCCATGAAGTAAATTTCCTGGACATTACCATCTTTAAAAACTCTGAGGGCGGACTATCAAGTAAACTTTACAGAAAGGAGACTGCTGGCAACACCCTGTTGCATGCAAACAGCTTTCACCCGGAACCTCTGAAAAGATCCATTCCCTACAGCCAGTTTCTCCGCCTTAAAAGAAACTGCAGTAACAACGAAGACTTTCAACACGAAGCGGACAAACTTACCATTAGGCTCATGAACAGAGGCTACTCcaaatcctctttaaaaaaagcGTTCAACCGAGTTAAGCAAACCAATAGAAGGGATTTAATCTTCTCAAAGAAACCAACCAAAGAAGACGACACTACAAGGATTATTGTGAGATTTTCTAATGAgcattttaaaatcaataaaattatctcaaaatattggtccatccttacagatgatccaatcctgaaaggactaattggtcctaaaccccaaatcacctatagaaaacctggctcaataggaaatgcactcatccaaagtgaatacaagggcacggcaagaaaggacccctgtaaaacatggggtacatacccatgtggttcctgtgcccaat tgccagtgtggtgccttctacgtgggcaaaacaagacaggaatttag
- the LOC141133042 gene encoding uncharacterized protein has translation MEKYNKKSNLNREQQKALNSLKNNTEITIKASDKGGNIVLMDNAKYEKMCFNILNDTKCYKKISPSTVDKFNQEFFSLVDESVNEGVIDKDTWDFIRTRHPRQPTFYALPKVHKKLNDPPGRPIISGNGSITEGISQIIDQYLRPHVMELPSYTRDTIHLLQILDGISIPSSALLATVDVESLYNSIPHHLGIAAIERVLQQRATTDWKFNAFILTMLDYILRHNTFLFKGSHYLQVQGVAMGTCCAPSYANLYLGEWEREFLQGEAASVYTRHICMWQRYIDDLFIIWDGPPELLRDCLKLMNNNAFNLFFTMTSDTHEVNFLDITIFKNSEGGLSSKLYRKETAGNTLLHANSFHPEPLKRSIPYSQFLRLKRNCSNNEDFQHEADKLTIRLMNRGYSKSSLKKAFNRVKQTNRRDLIFSKKPTKEDDTTRIIVRFSNEHFKINKIISKYWSILTDDPILKGLIGPKPQITYRKPGSIGNALIQSEYKGTARKDPCKTWGTYPCGSCAQCPVIGRRTTLALPNGESFSLRHFANCKTQGVVYLMQCQCGAFYVGKTRQEFRKRVDKHMQSMQIGNLYLPLGRHVARYHNYRLPSVNFTVLDRIHLPLRGGDWNKVLLQREMRWIRYLRATTPPGLNETESFRPFLEGFSSGKTD, from the coding sequence atggaaaaatacaacaaaaaaagcaaCCTAAATCGGGAACAACAAAAGGCATTAAACTCCCTTAAAAACAACACAGAAATTACAATCAAAGCATCGGACAAGGGAGGGAACATCGTCCTTATGGACAATGCCAAATACGAAAAAATGTGCTTTAACATATTGAATGATACCAAATGCTATAAAAAGATTTCTCCCTCCACAGTAGACAAATTCAACCAGGAATTCTTCTCCCTGGTGGATGAATCTGTCAATGAAGGGGTAATAGATAAAGACACGTGGGATTTTATACGCACTAGACATCCACGTCAACCCACCTTTTatgcactacccaaagtgcataaaaaactaaatgacccaccagggagacctatCATTTCCGGGAATGGTTCCATCACAGAGGGGATCAGCCAAATAATAGATCAATACCTGAGACCCCATGTAATGGAACTTCCATCGTATACAAGGGATACCATACATCTATTGCAAATCCTCGATGGAATATCCATTCCCAGTTCAGCTCTACTTGCTACAGTGGATGTGGAATCGCTGTATAATAGTATCCCACACCACTTAGGCATAGCTGCAATTGAACGTGTCCTACAACAAAGAGCAACAACAGACTGGAAATTCAATGCATTCATTCTAACTATGCTGGACTACATCCTCAGACACAACACCTTCCttttcaagggctcccactacctccaggtgcagggagtggctatggggacgtgctgcgcaccctcctatgccaacctgtacctgggggagtgggagagggagttcctacagggggaggcagcgtctgtgtacactcgccacatatgtatgtggcagaggtacatagacgatctcttcatcatctgggacggcccccctgaATTATTGAGGGACTGTCTAAAGCTGATGAACAACAATGCTTTTAACCTGTTTTTCACTATGACCTCGGATACCCATGAAGTAAATTTCCTGGACATTACCATCTTTAAAAACTCTGAGGGCGGACTATCAAGTAAACTTTACAGAAAGGAGACTGCTGGCAACACCCTGTTGCATGCAAACAGCTTTCACCCGGAACCTCTGAAAAGATCCATTCCCTACAGCCAGTTTCTCCGCCTTAAAAGAAACTGCAGTAACAACGAAGACTTTCAACACGAAGCGGACAAACTTACCATTAGGCTCATGAACAGAGGCTACTCcaaatcctctttaaaaaaagcGTTCAACCGAGTTAAGCAAACCAATAGAAGGGATTTAATCTTCTCAAAGAAACCAACCAAAGAAGACGACACTACAAGGATTATTGTGAGATTTTCTAATGAgcattttaaaatcaataaaattatctcaaaatattggtccatccttacagatgatccaatcctgaaaggactaattggtcctaaaccccaaatcacctatagaaaacctggctcaataggaaatgcactcatccaaagtgaatacaagggcacggcaagaaaggacccctgtaaaacatggggtacatacccatgtggttcctgtgcccaatgtccagtcatcggtaggaggaccacactggcactgcctaatggggaaagtttttccctgcgtcattttgccaattgcaagacgcagggtgtggtatacctcatgcagtgccagtgtggtgccttctacgtgggcaaaacaagacaggaatttagaaaacgtgtcgacaaacatatgcaaagtatgcaaatcggcaacttgtatctgcctttgggaaggcatgttgccagatatcacaattaccgactaccctcggtgaacttcacagtccttgataggattcatttgccactcagagggggagactggaacaaggtcctcctccagcgtgaaatgcgctggataaggtaccttagggccactacccccccaggcctaaatgaaaccgaaagtttcagacccttcttggagggcttcagctcggggaaaacggattaa